A region of the Chryseobacterium gotjawalense genome:
TTATTATAAACTGCGAACGTTTTTTCAGTTTTAATGGTATCTTTTCCTTCAATATTAAAGAGTTCGAGTTTGTAATTTCCGGCACCTAATTTCCCTAAATCAAGAGATTCTTCACTTTGTTTCTCTCCGTTCAGAATGACAGATTGTGTTTTCCATTGCTCTTCTTCCTTCGAGAAATAATCGTGTGGAAATTTTTGAATGAATTCCGCTTTTGTAAACTTCGGCAGATCCTGAATTTGGGTTTCAAAATCAGAGCGGAAAATTCTTTCTTTCGGCTGCAATTTCAAAAGTTTAACCTGATAGGATTTCTTTAAATTCTGGTCGTTGTAATTTTTGGTTTGAACTTTAATTTTAACAGGTTCATCGGTGAAAGAATCTTTGATATCATCGGTTTTGATATAATGAGAAACCGAAGCGACTTTTACATTTTCCGCCGCAGATTGTGTTTCGCCATTAATATCCGTCACCGAAGCATTAATTTGATAATTATCGATCTGAATTCCGTCTAAAGTTTCGTCTTTTTTCAAATCGATTTTAATAACGAATTCTCCTTTATCATTGGTTTTAACTTCGCCTAAAATGGAGTTTTCATTATCATTTCCTCTTGGAAACCACCAGAAATATCTCCACCGAATATTTTGTTTTTTAATTTCATAATTTACGGTAGCGTTGCTTAAAGCCACGCCGGAAAACATCATCGCTTTTCCTTTCATTTCGATGGTTTCGCCGTACTTATATTCCGATTTGATGGGTTCAAAAGTCACTTCAAATTTCGGCCTTTTATATTCTTCAACCTGAAAATATTTGGTCGCATCATCATCTAAATCATCAGAATCAACTTCTAATGAAAACTGACCGTTGAGTTTTCCGTTCGGCAAAGTGAAATTTCCATTATAAGAACCGAATTCATTGGTCGCAAAAGTCTGGGAAGAAATCTCTTGGCCATTCGCATCGTTCAATGTTATTTTCTGTTTGATTCCCACTGCGACAGATTCTTTATCCATCAACAATTTGGTGTTAATGACTTTAAAATAAACGACTTGTCCTGGACGGTAAATGCCGCGATCAATGAAAATTTGGGCAAGATTTTTCTCTTCTATTTTTTTGGGTTCATTATAATATTGATTACCATAAACCTGCATTAAATTATAATCATTCGAAGAAGGTTGCTGCACCAAATAGTAGCGGTAATACTGGTTATCTTTCGAAACAGGAAATTTAAAAAGCGCAGATTGATCGGTTTTTGCAGGAAAAGAACTGGCTTTGTTATCGTTGGTAAATTCAAAGATTTTCAGGTTTTCATTCGAAACCGATTTCCCGTTTTCCCGGTTTACAAGTTGCAATTGATTGTCAATATTTTTACGGTCAACTTTTTTGTTAAAGATAATTCGTGAATTCGTGGCAATAAAATAGAAATTCTCCTGAATCGCATTTTCTACAACATATTCTGCGAGATAAATTCCGGACGGAAGTGCTTTTATTTCTAAAGAAGTTTTGTGATTTTTATAATCTTTCAAATCCTGCAAATCAAAAGTTTCTTTCCGAACCAAAGTTTTCTTCACCGCCGGAAAGCGGTTTTTATCATACGAGTTTGCCACATATTTCAGAAAATTCTGCTGATCGTCATTAACTTCATAAATATTTAAAGAAAATTTCGAAACATTTTTTGCTTCTGCAACCAAATGAATCGGCAAATTTGCTTGGGTATGTTTTTCGTAATTTAAAGTTAAACTTGGCTGTAAAATGCTGTTTTCGCGGTTGAGAATACTGTTCAGAAATTTAGAACTTGGATATTGTTGTTTCGTATTTTTAATTAAAACCAACGCTTCTGCATATTTTTGTTCGTTCGTCAACTGATCGATAATTTCCGAAATGATCAATACTTTATAATCACCTTCCGTTGGAGATTTAACCAGATTTTGAAGTTGCTGAAATTTATCTTTACAATTTGAAAAAGCACAATCGTCATTTAATTTCTGGTGCTGAAAATAGAGTTTTGCGTTTCCTGTATTTTTCTGAATGAGTTCTGAATATAAATTTGAAATTTTTGATTGATTGACTTTCAGTTCATTAGGCGTGAACAACTGAGAATTGTTGTAGAACTTGATTTCGTTCATCGCATTCCAGTCAAACAAAGTTGGAAAATAGTCCAGATTTTCGGTTTCATCGAAGATTTCTTTATATTTCGACATTTTCACTTTTTGAAGTTCAACTTTTTTCGCTTCTAAGTTTTGAAAATGTTTGGTTAAATAATTTTTAAAATCCAGTTTCGACCATGTTTCAATCTCAGTTAAATCATTATTATTCAAATTTGTTCTTTGATTAATCCGCCACTGATTCTGATTGTAATAATCATTGAAAAATTCACCCCGTAAAACTTGATATAACAATTGATCATCGCCTTTTAACTTCGATTGTAAACCCTCAATTTTTGTGAAAAATTTCGTTGAAGCATCGTTTTTTGTATCGTCGTAGGTTTGATTCACGATACTAAATTCTGCTTTCAGCGACCGAATAAGTTGAACCGCATTCTTTTCTTTCATAGCTTGATTTTGAATTTCTAAAATTAAAGGAAGACTGGATTTAAACTTTCCGGTTTTATAATTTTCGGCAACTTTCTTCCATTGGAGGTCGTAATATTTCTGTGCGAAAATTCCGTTGAAAGCAAAGAGCAGAAGGATGAATGCAAAAATTTTATTTTTCATAGATTTGTTTACTTATTTAAAAACTTCAGGGTTTTTGAAACACTTGAAGGCGATTTTTATGAACAGTTTAAATTTACTAAAAAAATACCTTATCGACAGTCAACTGTATGTTTCTTTGATGGGGACTTTTTTTGCTGTATTTTTTATGTTGGAGGAGGATATTATCAAAATACCGACCATTGCACTAATTTTCATCACTTACTTCAGCGGCTATCTCTACACGAAATACCAAAACACAGGAAAACTTTTTTACAGGATCTTGATTTTTAATGTGTTATCCGGAATTATTTCGGCCGTTTTAATTCTCTACAATCACAATGAAAACAGGTTGATAAAATGGGGCATCATCGTAATTTTAGGTCTTTTATACGACAGTACTTTTCTTAAATTTTTCGTTCGGAAAATCCCGTTATTCAAAATATTTTATGTGGGTTTGACTTGGGCATTAATCAATTCCTGGTTGATTTTGCCGGAATTTAACCGCGAAATTTTCTGGATCAGCTGGCTCTTTATTACTGCGCTGGTTTTGCCATTTGATATTCGGGATGTCAATTCTGATACGATTGTAACTTTCCCACGATTAATCGGAATTCAAAACACAAAACACTTCGCTTATATTTTGATTTTCATCAGCGTAATGATTGCCATCTTTTCCTTAAAAACCGAGTTTTCTTTTGCCTTTTTTTTAACCTCGATTTTAACTTACATCCTGATTTATTTTTCGGAAAACTCAAACAAAGAAACCTATTTTTCGCTTTGGGTAGAGAGTTGTAGTGGACTTCCTTTATTATTTATTATATTAAAACACCTTATAAATTGATATTCACTTCTGCTTAAAAAATCTACTTTAATATAATGCATTTAAAAAAATCAGGCACCGAGAATTCCATTTCGTTAATTTCGAAGACTAAAATTCAGCGCTCTTTTTTTGAAAGCATTCTGAAATGAAATTTTTACCTTTACAGAAATATTGAGTGATGGAAAATTTTGAATTTTTAAAAAGTAAATTAATCAGAACAATCTCTGAAAGTTCCGACCGAAATTTGATTTTAAAATTGTGGGAATTGGTGACTGCTGAAAATGTAACATCCGTTTCTGAACCTCAATCAATCTATGAATCCGAAAAACCAATGACCGAAGAAGAAGTAGAAGAATATTTCCGGGAAGAAGAAATTGTTCTGCCTGAGGCGGTTCTGAAAATGATTGAAAAAGGATTAGATGATGTGAAAAACGGCAGAGTTTATACCGAAGAAGAAATGGACAAAATGGATGAAGAATGGCTAAATTAACCGTTGTATGGACTCATTTTGCGAAACAACAAAGAGATGAAATTTTCAACTACTGGAATAAAAGAAACAAAAGCACTTCGTATTCGAAGAAATTAAAAACTGCTATTAAATTAAAAACGGATCTATTAAAAACCTATCCCTTTTCAGGTAAAAAAACGGTGAATGATGAAACTCGGATTTTAATTTTAAAAAATTACAGTTTAATTTATACTATCCAAAAAAAAACTATTTATATTATTTCATTTTGGGAAAATCATCAAAACCCTGAAAAACTCGAAAATATTTTAGGATTATGATTATTAAAAAATTATCCCTTATCAATTTTAAAAACCATCACGAACGAAATTTTGAATTTTCAGCACAGATCAACTGTTTTGTGGGGAATAACGGCGTGGGAAAAACCAATATTCTGGATGGTCTCTATTATTTGTCAATGGCAAAAAGTTTTCTGGGAAACAAGGATCTTAATAATATTAAAACGGACGAAGATTTCTTCACCATCGAGGGAATTATTGATGATGGCGAAAAAGAAAATATCATCAAAATTCAGCAGCCGAAAGAGGCTAAAAAAATCATTAAAAAAAATGATAAAAGCTACGACCGGATGTCAGATCACATCGGATTTTTGCCAAGTGTAATCATTTCTCCCTACGATTCCAATCTGATTTCAGATTCGGGCGAAAGCCGCCGGAAGTTTTTAGATTCAATGATTTCGCAAACCGATTCTGATTATCTTTTTAACTTGATTCAGTATCAAAAAACGGTTCAGCAGAGAAATGCTTTATTAAAGGATTTCGCAAAAAACAGATATTTCGATGCTGACAATCTGGAAATTTACAATGAGCCTTTAATAAGATTCGGAACCAGAATCTTCGAAAAAAGAAGGGAATTCACCGATTCGATCGTGCCTTTAATTCAGAATTATTATGACATTATTTCTAAAGGGAAAGAAAAAATTACGGTCATTTATGAATCGGATTTAAGCGATCAAACCTTCGGAACTTTACTTCAACAAAATTTAGAAAAAGACAGAATCCTGACTTATACCTCCAAAGGAATTCACAAAGATGATCTGCTTTTTGAAATGAACGGAACATCGATGAAGAAAACCGCAAGTCAGGGGCAGCAAAAATCTTTTTTGATTGCGCTCAAACTTTCGCAAATGAACCGGATTAAAGAATTGACAGCAAAAACACCGATTCTTTTGTTGGATGATATTTTCGATAAACTGGATGACACCAGAGTTTCACAATTAATTGAACTCGTGAATCAGGAACATTTCGGACAAATTTTCATTACCGACACGAGCAGAGAAAGAACCGAAAATGTGGTGAAGAGAATTAATGAGGAAAGCAAGATATTTGAATTGTAAATCAAGGTCCGAGATACGGGCTAAGCGTTTAAATCCCGTTCATAAAGAGTCTGATTAATTTTAAAAATAATACGATGAGTTACAGAACATTAGATATTTATAAAATGAGTTTTGATCTTTTTATAAAAACACATCCAAGTTCACTGAAACTTCCAAAGTATGAACTTTATGAATTGGGAAGTCAACTAAGAAGATCCTCCGATTCTGTAGTATCAAATATTATTGAAGGTTACGGTAGAAGTTGTTATAAAAAAGAATACGAGAGATTTCTCGTTTTTAGCCACTCCAGTTGTGATGAAACCATAGGACATTTAGAAAAAATCATTCTTCTATATCCAGATTTAAAAGAGCATTTTGAAGTTCTTCGAAACGATTACAATTTATTAGGAGGCAAAATCAATAACTATCTCAAATGGGTCAGATTAAACTGGAATGACGGAACAGGAAAACCTTAACTTAAAATTACAAATGCTCCCCGTTTAAAATAAATCTAAAAACTCGAAACTCGAAACTCGGAACCCAAAACCCGTAACACTTACCAATGAAAAAGAAAAAAAGAGAATTTCAATCCTCAGAACTCGTGAAATCATTCGCAAGACTTTATGGTTTCGAAAATAAATTGCTGGCTTTTGAAGTCAAGGATTTCTTGCATGAATATCTGAACGACGCTCTTTTCAATGAAATAGAATCTGTGAATTTAAACAGGAAAATTTTAGAAATAAGAATAAAATCGCCTTTGCTTAAAAATGATTTCAGAATGCGGAAAACCTTTTATTTAAAGAAATTTCAGGAGAAATTCGGGGAAGAACATTTTATTGATCTTCTGGTTTTGTAATCACGGTATTATCCACCATTTCTTTCGTACTGGTATCTAAGTCTGAACGGATCGGCAAAAAGAAGCGCAGTGGGTTTTTCATAAAATACCTGAATATCTCACGGTAAATCTCTTTTACTTCGCCAAAATTCACCTTTCTCGAGCGGAATGCCAATATCATCGATAAGCCGAAACTCACGGCAAAATTAAAAAATCCGATCAGGAATACGGTTACAAAAGAAATCCAAAACGTGGCACTGCTCACCGAGAAATCAGCGCCGTACAATCCTAAAGCGAAATTTCCGGAAGCGAAAGTGATATGGCGAATATCTAAATCTAATCCTAAGAAAAGACCAATAGGACCGGTAATTCCAAGGAAAATACCAAACCAGAAATTCGAAATAATTCCCGCCCAATTTTTCGCGTAATACTCAGAAAGCCCTTTTGCCGTATTTTTCCCGACAAAATAATTAAGAAAAGGATTTTTTTCAATTCTTTTTGGAATATGATAAAACACAGAACTGTTGCCCACATTACCGGAAATAATCCCGGAAATAAATAAGAAAAATCCGGCGATACACGCGTGGAAAATAGCTTTCGACTGCACGGGATCCAAATCACTCAACAGCTTGGCCGATTTTTCAACTGCAAAATTCTGTTTAAAAATAACATCCATTCCGTAAATAATCGCAAGTGCAATCGGGAAAGCCAGCAAAACATTCCCCACAAAAGCGATGAACTGCGAGCGAAATAATCTGGAAACCAAATGTGCAAAATCCACATAATTTTTACGTGTATTTTCTCCTTCAGAAAGCACTTTTGCCATTGTAGCGGCAGTCATGGCCGGTTGTTTGGTGGCCAGCGTATAATTCATCAGATAAATCATGATGAATCCCATGGCATAATTGAAGCCATAGTAAAAAGCATGCGAAAAATCACTTCCCGGAATATAGCCGTACAAGAGTTTCAAAACACAAAGCGCTCCCACAATTACACCGCCGCCACTTGCGCGCCAAAACATGCTCATATAATCTTTGGGCGTAGAAGTAATGTAGTGAGAACCGGTTTCTGCAGTGTGATTTGTGATCAGGTGAGATTTCAGTCTTGTACTGTCTAAAATTAATTCCCGCAGATTATTTTTATGAGATTTATATTCTAATATCTTGAAAAACAACCTTTTAGAATTCTTTAAAACATCTTCTTCTTTATCAAAAATCATCACCGAAAGAATGTCTGACATTCGCTCCAGTTGTTGCCTGATTTTCATCAAAGACTGATTGATTTTCCCCGAAATACCGTATTTAGAAGAGTTTTTAAAAGCGAGCGCCACGAAATCCAGACATTGCTGCATCAGCACTTTAATCTGTTTATAATTGACATCTTTTGAAGTCAGGTTAAAATCCGGATTTTCTTTATAGCTTTGGTTTAACAGATCAATTTCATTTTGCATCGCCAAAAAAGGATTGTCAAAATTGCGGTATTCCGGTGCCATATTCATGACTTGCACATCCAACGCATTCCCGATAATCCGCCAGCAAAGTATGTTTAATGAAAAGAGCAATTCATTTTTCACACTGCGTTTCAAAATATACCGATCAACCTTCAGCAATCTGAAAATCTCATCTAAACTCTCTTTCTGCAGGTTTCTAAAAAACGCTAAATCAACTTTCGGGCGGACAGAAACCGTATCTACCAAATACCAAATTGTTTCTTCATTCTCCACACTGGGCAAAATTTTATCGAGCAGTCTTTTCTTCAGTTCCGGATAAAAAGCGTTTTCTGATAAGATATTAGCTTCGGTCAGCGAAAGGTTAAATGGTTTGCCTTCAAACAAATTGCGGATATAATATCCCAAATTTTCGGTTACTTCATGGCTTTCCCTCAGAAAATCCAAAACCTCATGAAAATCCTCTGAACGAATACTTCTAAGCAATTCAATGAGAGGATCCAAAGATTTGGTCTCATTTTTAAAACTGAAATATTTGGTCAGAACCGTACTGAAACCTTCTCTATGTCGAAAAATAACTCCCATAATCTCCGTAAAGATAAATTATTTAAGCGTAATGTTATTCATTTGGCGCATAATCCAGTTGTGCTTTTTATTGAGATAAGGAGATGGATTTTTGGGATCGTATTTTTGAGGATTTGGTAAAATAGTAGCAATCCAGGCCGCTTCACTTTTGGTTAAATCCCGGGCACTTTTATTAAAATAATATTGGGAG
Encoded here:
- a CDS encoding recombinase → MGVIFRHREGFSTVLTKYFSFKNETKSLDPLIELLRSIRSEDFHEVLDFLRESHEVTENLGYYIRNLFEGKPFNLSLTEANILSENAFYPELKKRLLDKILPSVENEETIWYLVDTVSVRPKVDLAFFRNLQKESLDEIFRLLKVDRYILKRSVKNELLFSLNILCWRIIGNALDVQVMNMAPEYRNFDNPFLAMQNEIDLLNQSYKENPDFNLTSKDVNYKQIKVLMQQCLDFVALAFKNSSKYGISGKINQSLMKIRQQLERMSDILSVMIFDKEEDVLKNSKRLFFKILEYKSHKNNLRELILDSTRLKSHLITNHTAETGSHYITSTPKDYMSMFWRASGGGVIVGALCVLKLLYGYIPGSDFSHAFYYGFNYAMGFIMIYLMNYTLATKQPAMTAATMAKVLSEGENTRKNYVDFAHLVSRLFRSQFIAFVGNVLLAFPIALAIIYGMDVIFKQNFAVEKSAKLLSDLDPVQSKAIFHACIAGFFLFISGIISGNVGNSSVFYHIPKRIEKNPFLNYFVGKNTAKGLSEYYAKNWAGIISNFWFGIFLGITGPIGLFLGLDLDIRHITFASGNFALGLYGADFSVSSATFWISFVTVFLIGFFNFAVSFGLSMILAFRSRKVNFGEVKEIYREIFRYFMKNPLRFFLPIRSDLDTSTKEMVDNTVITKPEDQ
- a CDS encoding four helix bundle protein, whose amino-acid sequence is MSYRTLDIYKMSFDLFIKTHPSSLKLPKYELYELGSQLRRSSDSVVSNIIEGYGRSCYKKEYERFLVFSHSSCDETIGHLEKIILLYPDLKEHFEVLRNDYNLLGGKINNYLKWVRLNWNDGTGKP
- the recF gene encoding DNA replication/repair protein RecF (All proteins in this family for which functions are known are DNA-binding proteins that assist the filamentation of RecA onto DNA for the initiation of recombination or recombinational repair.), which codes for MIIKKLSLINFKNHHERNFEFSAQINCFVGNNGVGKTNILDGLYYLSMAKSFLGNKDLNNIKTDEDFFTIEGIIDDGEKENIIKIQQPKEAKKIIKKNDKSYDRMSDHIGFLPSVIISPYDSNLISDSGESRRKFLDSMISQTDSDYLFNLIQYQKTVQQRNALLKDFAKNRYFDADNLEIYNEPLIRFGTRIFEKRREFTDSIVPLIQNYYDIISKGKEKITVIYESDLSDQTFGTLLQQNLEKDRILTYTSKGIHKDDLLFEMNGTSMKKTASQGQQKSFLIALKLSQMNRIKELTAKTPILLLDDIFDKLDDTRVSQLIELVNQEHFGQIFITDTSRERTENVVKRINEESKIFEL
- a CDS encoding type II toxin-antitoxin system RelE/ParE family toxin gives rise to the protein MAKLTVVWTHFAKQQRDEIFNYWNKRNKSTSYSKKLKTAIKLKTDLLKTYPFSGKKTVNDETRILILKNYSLIYTIQKKTIYIISFWENHQNPEKLENILGL
- a CDS encoding UbiA prenyltransferase family protein, translating into MNSLNLLKKYLIDSQLYVSLMGTFFAVFFMLEEDIIKIPTIALIFITYFSGYLYTKYQNTGKLFYRILIFNVLSGIISAVLILYNHNENRLIKWGIIVILGLLYDSTFLKFFVRKIPLFKIFYVGLTWALINSWLILPEFNREIFWISWLFITALVLPFDIRDVNSDTIVTFPRLIGIQNTKHFAYILIFISVMIAIFSLKTEFSFAFFLTSILTYILIYFSENSNKETYFSLWVESCSGLPLLFIILKHLIN